One stretch of Chitinophaga pendula DNA includes these proteins:
- a CDS encoding RagB/SusD family nutrient uptake outer membrane protein yields the protein MQKRFAYLIQFTICCCLAFGCQQELQERPFAILTPELLKTPQGLQMALDAAYGGTRMFWGTQDLFTLTDLGTDEFISGIDGNGDIVKYNSKYNTENGTVNNIWRSCYTHINTVNGIIQMAPEVNGITAEKRAMYIAEAKFLRANFYFILVQFWGDVTLNTRFQDQALTAAKRDPMSEVYKLIIQDLKDAIAVLPAGPRSVNVLPGKANSAAAMHVLAKVYLTRATSSIRQADDFQQAYTIAQDLIERVAPSAGLQLLQDFKSVFEEGNESNTEVLWTVQHTANLPFNGPGNSSGADNVLNHMWVPRYEYEGGMTRDIAYGRPYIRCAPTQWLIQTAFRDKTLDTRFNKSFQTVWISNSSDNIPTWPNPVPPGAPIGAQPGAPKFKKGDTAIVIRTLSNPTYEVNAAPYKLINLATFGNAMCPAMTKYFDTKRLDMNMPSIRPVIVYRLAETYLIAAEALYKAGRASDALKYINAVRERAAYPNPNPQRMDITVGDLNMDFILEERSRELCGEMVRWWDLVRTGTLLDRVRKYNTDVGDIILPKHTLRPIPQQQIDAVVTGPAYTQNPGW from the coding sequence ATGCAAAAGAGATTTGCTTATTTAATACAGTTCACAATATGTTGCTGCCTGGCCTTTGGCTGTCAGCAGGAATTGCAGGAACGCCCATTCGCGATACTGACTCCTGAATTGCTCAAAACACCGCAAGGGCTGCAGATGGCATTGGACGCTGCTTACGGTGGTACAAGGATGTTCTGGGGCACACAAGATCTGTTCACCCTGACGGACCTGGGTACAGATGAATTCATATCCGGTATCGATGGTAATGGCGACATTGTAAAGTATAACAGTAAGTATAATACGGAAAATGGTACAGTGAATAATATCTGGCGTTCCTGCTATACACATATCAACACGGTTAATGGTATTATCCAGATGGCGCCTGAAGTGAATGGGATCACGGCGGAAAAGAGAGCGATGTATATAGCAGAAGCGAAATTCCTGCGTGCTAATTTCTATTTTATACTAGTACAATTCTGGGGGGATGTTACACTCAACACACGATTCCAGGACCAGGCACTTACTGCTGCCAAGCGTGATCCTATGTCGGAAGTATATAAGCTGATCATCCAGGACCTGAAAGATGCCATTGCTGTATTGCCGGCAGGTCCCCGCTCCGTAAATGTACTGCCAGGGAAAGCCAATAGCGCCGCGGCTATGCATGTACTTGCCAAAGTATATCTTACAAGGGCAACTTCTTCCATCAGGCAGGCGGACGATTTTCAGCAGGCCTATACTATCGCCCAGGACCTTATCGAGCGTGTTGCTCCATCTGCTGGTCTGCAATTGCTACAGGACTTCAAAAGTGTATTTGAAGAAGGGAATGAGTCCAATACAGAAGTATTGTGGACGGTGCAACATACCGCCAACCTGCCTTTTAACGGGCCTGGCAACAGCAGCGGGGCGGACAATGTACTAAATCATATGTGGGTACCTCGCTATGAATATGAAGGAGGCATGACAAGGGATATCGCCTATGGCCGACCTTATATACGATGTGCACCGACTCAATGGCTTATCCAGACAGCGTTTCGGGACAAAACGCTGGATACGCGTTTTAATAAGAGCTTCCAGACCGTGTGGATATCTAACTCTTCGGATAACATTCCCACCTGGCCCAACCCAGTGCCGCCAGGTGCTCCCATCGGCGCTCAGCCAGGTGCACCTAAATTTAAAAAGGGGGATACGGCTATCGTGATCCGGACCCTGAGTAATCCTACCTATGAGGTCAATGCAGCGCCCTATAAACTAATCAATCTGGCCACCTTCGGCAATGCGATGTGTCCTGCAATGACCAAATACTTTGATACCAAACGCCTGGATATGAATATGCCTTCTATAAGACCGGTGATCGTTTATCGACTGGCAGAGACTTACCTGATAGCGGCAGAAGCATTATATAAAGCTGGCCGTGCGAGTGACGCTCTAAAATATATTAATGCAGTACGTGAGCGTGCAGCCTATCCCAATCCTAACCCTCAGCGAATGGATATCACCGTAGGAGATCTTAATATGGATTTCATCCTTGAAGAACGCAGCAGGGAGTTGTGTGGCGAAATGGTACGGTGGTGGGATCTCGTAAGAACGGGTACATTACTGGACAGGGTACGTAAGTATAACACAGACGTGGGTGATATTATCTTACCCAAGCATACATTGCGTCCTATCCCTCAACAACAGATAGATGCGGTGGTAACCGGACCTGCTTATACACAGAATCCCGGTTGGTAA
- a CDS encoding SusC/RagA family TonB-linked outer membrane protein, with product MKHLHFLQMRNLLHLRRHFRPSGRQWLLFSLYLLFITSAVYGQSQTGNIQVKGTVVTATGELLPGAVILIKGSTKGTTSRSDGGFELTVPANSTIRISYTGYITQELTIDAAMAAPLSIRLSPNNSDLNEVIVVGYGVQKKSDITGSIVSINEKALKDVPVANISQALQGQGAGIDVQKNGGNSKPGSSPRILIRGTRSLRADNDPLFVVDGIPFNGNINDLNQDDVVSVEVLKDASSTAIYGSRGANGVILVTTRRGKAGKPVISYTGYGGFSAPRGKYPIMNGQQFADFKKWAIMNNNPGKYKGLDDPLWLSDQDNTFLAVEKESIRTGRGTDWQDLIYKNGMTTNHQLSVAGGTEQTQYAFSGGYFRETGIYPGQSFDRYTVKISVDQQFGKRFKIGINSLNTLSQTNGENANPMGQVLRANPLATPYNPDGSLVGFIPGNAAQVWNPLSNLVPGAVVEKRKRFGTFSTIYGEVLIANGLKYRINAGAEIRSNQYGNFTASNTTNNLGGPSRARNENTYSTNYTVENLLTYDKTFAQKHKINFTGLYSFQQYQMERTGFGNSNVAIDDLQYFNPQYGAFMTGDGDQEKWTILSYMGRLNYSFKDRYLLSFTMRSDGSSRLAPGSKYDIFPSGAVAWNIIQEPFMRSVKNVSNLKLRATYGKVGNTAIQAYQTLGALSPMTYNYGNLTVVGAYQTTIPNPNLTWEYTATFNLGLDFGLFDNRISGNIEFYKASTSSLLLQQNLPATSGIPTAILRNVGKTENKGIEIQLSTINIQGKGRNDFNWSTDLNFFINRGKIKQLADGVQNDISNSWFVGQPIGTIYGYKRVGVWQATPGDSALAKALGLTVNKVDGVIGTIRVDDVNGDKKINGNDRIFLGSGQPKWEGGMTNRFSYRGFDLTVVAFARIGSTLVSRMHQSGSFINTFQSNYNNLNIHYWTPTNGENYYPRPFAGSTNTPYSELLSYFNGSFLKIRSLSLAYSLPPSWLRNMGAKSFRIYATAEEPFILFSEYVNKYGGLDPESAGTLGVDTPPMRSYVFGVNMTF from the coding sequence ATGAAACATCTGCATTTTTTACAGATGCGCAATTTGCTGCATCTAAGGCGGCATTTCCGCCCATCGGGCCGACAATGGCTACTATTTTCCCTCTACCTGTTATTCATCACTTCAGCTGTATACGGACAATCTCAAACAGGCAATATCCAGGTAAAAGGCACTGTAGTGACGGCTACCGGAGAACTGCTCCCCGGGGCTGTCATTCTTATCAAAGGGAGTACGAAGGGTACTACCAGCCGGTCAGACGGAGGCTTTGAGCTGACTGTTCCGGCCAACAGCACGATCCGCATTTCTTATACCGGTTATATTACACAGGAATTGACAATAGATGCTGCTATGGCTGCACCATTATCTATCCGGTTATCGCCCAATAACAGTGATCTGAATGAGGTGATCGTGGTTGGATATGGCGTGCAGAAGAAATCAGATATTACCGGTTCTATTGTCTCCATCAACGAAAAGGCACTTAAAGACGTACCTGTAGCCAACATCAGTCAGGCATTACAGGGGCAGGGTGCAGGCATCGATGTACAAAAAAACGGAGGTAACAGCAAGCCGGGCTCTTCTCCCCGGATATTGATACGCGGTACCCGTTCGCTCCGGGCCGACAATGATCCGTTATTCGTTGTCGATGGTATTCCGTTCAACGGCAATATCAATGATCTTAACCAGGACGATGTTGTGTCCGTTGAAGTGCTGAAAGATGCTTCATCTACCGCCATTTACGGTTCCAGGGGCGCCAATGGTGTGATCCTCGTCACCACCCGCAGAGGTAAAGCAGGCAAACCTGTCATTTCTTATACCGGCTACGGTGGTTTTAGTGCACCACGTGGAAAATATCCCATCATGAACGGCCAGCAGTTCGCTGATTTCAAAAAGTGGGCGATCATGAATAACAATCCCGGTAAATACAAGGGACTGGATGACCCGCTATGGCTTTCTGATCAGGATAATACCTTCCTCGCAGTGGAAAAGGAATCCATTCGTACCGGACGTGGTACAGACTGGCAGGATCTCATCTATAAAAACGGCATGACGACCAATCATCAGCTAAGCGTTGCCGGTGGCACTGAGCAGACACAATATGCCTTCTCCGGCGGATATTTCAGGGAGACGGGTATCTACCCCGGTCAGTCATTTGACCGGTATACCGTGAAAATAAGCGTTGATCAACAATTCGGTAAACGATTTAAGATAGGGATCAACTCGCTCAATACACTTAGTCAGACGAACGGGGAGAACGCTAATCCGATGGGACAAGTATTGAGAGCGAATCCATTGGCCACTCCCTACAATCCGGATGGCAGCCTGGTAGGTTTTATTCCGGGTAATGCGGCACAGGTATGGAACCCCTTATCCAACCTGGTACCCGGTGCAGTCGTAGAAAAGCGGAAACGGTTTGGTACCTTTAGTACCATTTACGGAGAAGTGTTAATAGCCAACGGATTAAAATATCGTATCAACGCCGGTGCAGAGATACGCTCTAATCAATATGGCAATTTTACGGCCAGCAACACGACCAATAACCTGGGAGGTCCTTCCAGGGCGAGGAATGAGAACACCTACTCTACTAACTATACCGTAGAGAACCTGTTGACATACGACAAGACCTTCGCACAAAAACATAAGATCAACTTCACCGGACTATATAGTTTCCAGCAATACCAGATGGAGAGAACAGGTTTTGGCAACAGTAATGTGGCTATTGATGACCTGCAGTATTTCAATCCACAATATGGCGCCTTTATGACAGGCGACGGTGATCAGGAGAAATGGACGATCCTCTCCTATATGGGACGTCTGAACTACTCGTTCAAAGACCGGTATCTCCTGTCCTTCACCATGCGATCTGACGGTTCTTCCCGGCTGGCGCCCGGCAGCAAATATGATATCTTCCCATCTGGCGCCGTAGCATGGAATATTATCCAGGAACCATTTATGCGGTCCGTCAAAAATGTCTCCAACCTGAAACTGAGAGCAACCTATGGAAAGGTCGGCAATACGGCTATCCAAGCCTACCAGACCCTGGGGGCATTGTCTCCTATGACCTACAACTACGGTAACCTCACAGTAGTGGGTGCCTATCAGACTACTATCCCTAACCCTAACCTAACCTGGGAATATACAGCTACGTTCAACCTGGGATTAGATTTCGGTTTATTCGACAACCGTATCAGTGGTAATATCGAATTCTACAAGGCATCTACCAGCTCTCTGCTGTTACAACAGAACCTTCCCGCTACATCGGGTATCCCTACTGCTATATTGAGAAATGTAGGCAAGACTGAAAACAAAGGGATAGAAATACAATTGTCTACTATCAACATACAAGGCAAGGGACGGAACGACTTTAACTGGAGTACTGACCTGAACTTTTTCATCAACCGTGGCAAGATCAAACAACTGGCAGACGGTGTACAGAACGATATCAGCAATAGTTGGTTTGTAGGGCAGCCTATCGGCACTATTTACGGATATAAAAGAGTAGGCGTATGGCAGGCTACTCCCGGAGACAGTGCGCTGGCAAAAGCCTTAGGGTTGACTGTCAATAAAGTAGACGGAGTAATTGGTACAATCCGGGTGGACGATGTAAACGGAGATAAAAAAATCAACGGTAACGACCGTATCTTTCTGGGATCCGGCCAACCCAAATGGGAAGGAGGGATGACCAACCGTTTCTCCTATCGTGGGTTTGATCTGACCGTTGTAGCATTTGCCCGTATAGGTAGCACTTTGGTAAGCCGTATGCACCAGAGTGGTAGCTTTATCAATACTTTCCAAAGTAACTACAACAATCTGAACATACACTACTGGACACCTACCAATGGAGAGAACTACTACCCACGTCCATTTGCCGGCTCTACCAATACGCCTTATTCAGAGCTACTGAGTTACTTTAACGGCAGCTTCCTGAAAATACGCAGTCTGAGCCTGGCTTATAGTTTACCCCCATCCTGGCTGCGCAATATGGGTGCTAAATCATTCCGTATCTACGCAACAGCAGAAGAACCATTTATCCTGTTCTCTGAATATGTCAATAAATATGGCGGCCTTGATCCGGAATCTGCCGGTACACTGGGAGTAGACACCCCTCCGATGCGCTCTTATGTATTCGGTGTCAATATGACATTTTAA
- a CDS encoding alpha-L-fucosidase, with protein sequence MRKLLAIAILVLHTCYLPAQTKKMSRDERMQWWREARFGMFIHWGLYAVPAGVYNGQPIGRGGEWIMNRGKIPVAIYQQFGQQFNPIKYDPDAWVRMAKDAGMKYIVITAKHHDGFALFKTAASKFNVVDATPYGKDLLQPLAAACKKHGIRLGFYYSQAQDWNNPGGAAARKVTSEGWANPDSARIDAYTLAHGGHWDPAQTTDSMRNYVQQVAVPQVKELLTNYGDVAVLWWDTPTNMTDEFAEQLQQQLALQPAIITNDRLKRPNYTGDYKTPEQKIPNLQELDGRDWETCMTMNGTWGYKQTDNKWKSTTTMVRNLIDIASKGGNYLLNVGPTADGSFPAESVTALQGIGQWMQVNGDAIYGTKASPLSTLPWGRCTQKSTNNGTTLYLSVFDWPADQQLTVPGLKGQIRSVKLLANGKKLKTSNNDDALVIAVPKQAPDTIATVIKVEIAAAR encoded by the coding sequence ATGAGAAAGCTCCTTGCTATTGCCATCTTAGTGTTACATACTTGTTATTTGCCGGCTCAGACGAAGAAGATGAGCCGGGATGAGCGTATGCAATGGTGGCGGGAAGCACGTTTCGGGATGTTTATTCATTGGGGGTTATATGCCGTACCTGCCGGTGTGTATAACGGGCAGCCGATAGGTCGTGGAGGGGAATGGATCATGAACAGAGGGAAAATACCGGTAGCCATCTATCAGCAATTCGGACAGCAATTTAATCCAATAAAATATGATCCTGATGCCTGGGTACGCATGGCGAAGGATGCGGGTATGAAGTATATTGTCATCACGGCCAAACACCATGATGGCTTTGCGTTGTTTAAGACTGCTGCCAGCAAGTTCAATGTGGTAGATGCCACTCCTTATGGCAAAGATCTGTTACAGCCACTTGCTGCAGCCTGCAAAAAACACGGTATACGATTGGGTTTCTATTATTCACAGGCACAGGATTGGAATAATCCCGGCGGTGCAGCGGCGAGAAAAGTCACCTCGGAAGGCTGGGCAAACCCCGATTCTGCGCGTATAGATGCATATACGCTGGCGCACGGCGGACATTGGGATCCGGCGCAAACTACAGACAGTATGCGTAACTACGTGCAACAGGTAGCCGTACCACAAGTTAAAGAACTACTTACCAACTACGGAGATGTAGCCGTATTATGGTGGGATACTCCTACTAATATGACGGACGAGTTTGCTGAGCAACTACAGCAGCAATTGGCTTTGCAGCCTGCCATTATTACAAACGACCGGTTAAAACGTCCTAACTATACCGGCGACTACAAGACGCCGGAACAGAAAATACCGAATTTGCAGGAACTCGATGGCAGGGATTGGGAAACCTGTATGACAATGAACGGTACCTGGGGATATAAGCAAACAGACAACAAGTGGAAGTCTACAACTACCATGGTACGTAATCTGATCGATATTGCCTCCAAGGGCGGCAATTACCTGCTCAATGTAGGACCTACCGCTGATGGCTCTTTCCCTGCTGAAAGTGTAACCGCACTGCAGGGCATCGGACAATGGATGCAGGTAAACGGGGACGCCATCTATGGTACAAAAGCCAGCCCATTATCCACACTCCCCTGGGGACGTTGTACTCAGAAAAGTACTAATAACGGTACTACCCTTTACTTATCTGTGTTTGACTGGCCTGCCGATCAACAACTAACAGTGCCGGGTTTGAAAGGACAGATCCGCTCGGTAAAATTGCTTGCAAACGGGAAAAAACTGAAGACCAGCAATAATGATGACGCATTGGTCATCGCAGTACCAAAGCAAGCACCTGATACAATTGCTACTGTCATTAAAGTTGAAATTGCCGCTGCCCGTTAG
- a CDS encoding DEAD/DEAH box helicase, whose product MNFTEFGFDDRLLDGIDAMGYEVATPVQQQVIPLMLAGKDIIASAQTGTGKTAAFLLPVINKLLTSPHDAQHINSLIIVPTRELAVQIAQTLEGISYFTSLSSIAVYGGSGGANFAIEKKALSAGVDIVICTPGRMIAHLNMGYVKLDGLKYLVLDEADRMLDMGFHDDIIKIISYLPKERQNFLFSATMPDKIRKLAHNILRDPVEVNISISKPPEKIIQEAFVVFEEQKAPLIKHLLQQRDFESVLIFCSRKQNVKELCAELKRARFKVEQIHSDLEQEQREQVLIDFKNKKLRILVATDILSRGIDIEDIDLVINYDVPNDGEDYVHRIGRTARAAAEGTAYTFISPKEQNKFHRIEQLIGKEVTKAPVPPQFGEAPTYKPSSNGGGGRKGGNRNRFRGKGRGPQGGGGKKTNNGGGGGNSKPQQPHRAHNKGQHNRQGNA is encoded by the coding sequence TTGAACTTCACAGAATTCGGATTCGACGACAGATTGCTGGATGGCATTGATGCAATGGGTTATGAAGTCGCTACCCCGGTACAACAACAGGTGATCCCCCTGATGCTGGCGGGTAAAGATATCATTGCTTCTGCCCAGACCGGTACAGGCAAAACTGCAGCCTTCCTGCTGCCCGTTATCAATAAGTTACTTACATCCCCTCATGATGCCCAGCACATCAATTCCCTGATTATTGTCCCTACTAGGGAACTGGCAGTACAGATCGCGCAGACACTTGAAGGGATCAGCTATTTTACCTCCCTGAGTTCTATCGCCGTTTATGGTGGTAGCGGAGGCGCCAACTTTGCTATCGAGAAGAAAGCCCTTTCCGCAGGCGTAGATATCGTTATCTGCACCCCCGGCCGTATGATCGCCCACCTCAATATGGGCTATGTAAAACTCGATGGCCTGAAATACCTGGTACTGGATGAGGCAGATCGCATGTTGGATATGGGCTTCCACGATGACATCATTAAGATCATCTCCTATTTGCCCAAAGAAAGACAAAACTTCCTCTTCTCTGCCACCATGCCTGATAAGATCAGGAAGCTGGCGCACAACATATTACGGGACCCGGTAGAGGTAAATATTTCCATCTCTAAACCTCCTGAAAAGATAATACAGGAAGCTTTCGTTGTCTTCGAAGAGCAAAAAGCTCCCCTGATCAAACACTTGTTACAACAGCGGGATTTTGAAAGCGTACTGATCTTCTGCTCACGCAAACAAAATGTGAAAGAGCTGTGTGCCGAACTCAAAAGAGCGCGCTTCAAGGTGGAGCAGATCCATTCCGACCTGGAACAGGAACAAAGAGAGCAGGTGCTGATCGATTTCAAAAATAAGAAACTACGTATCCTCGTGGCAACAGACATACTCAGCCGTGGGATCGATATAGAAGATATTGACCTGGTAATCAATTACGATGTGCCTAACGACGGTGAAGACTATGTCCACCGGATCGGTCGTACCGCCAGGGCAGCAGCAGAAGGAACCGCTTATACCTTCATCAGTCCTAAAGAGCAAAACAAGTTCCATCGTATAGAACAGCTGATCGGTAAAGAGGTGACGAAAGCACCCGTACCACCGCAATTCGGAGAGGCCCCTACATATAAACCGTCCTCAAATGGTGGCGGTGGCAGAAAAGGAGGCAACCGGAACCGGTTCAGAGGTAAAGGCCGCGGACCGCAAGGTGGCGGAGGCAAAAAAACGAACAATGGCGGCGGTGGTGGAAACAGCAAACCACAGCAGCCCCACAGAGCTCACAATAAAGGACAACATAACCGGCAGGGAAACGCCTGA
- a CDS encoding Lrp/AsnC family transcriptional regulator — MQLDDTDRAILRLLQEDALLSYKEIAARLHLSSTPIFERVKKLEQQGVIKGYVALVDRLQMGLCLLVLCNVSLRDHNTSTIENFEQRIGGINMVLECFQTSGQYDYQIKLAVSSMEEYQQFLKQISDLGYVSDTNSTFILREVVNHTRIPL; from the coding sequence ATGCAATTAGATGATACAGACCGGGCGATCCTGCGTTTATTACAGGAAGACGCCCTGCTATCTTACAAAGAAATAGCTGCCAGGCTGCACCTTTCTTCCACTCCTATATTCGAGCGGGTAAAGAAACTGGAGCAGCAAGGAGTGATCAAGGGATATGTGGCATTAGTGGATCGTCTACAGATGGGCTTGTGTCTGTTGGTGCTCTGCAACGTTTCCTTGCGGGATCATAATACGTCGACGATTGAGAACTTTGAACAGCGGATAGGCGGGATAAACATGGTGCTGGAATGTTTCCAGACTTCGGGGCAATATGATTACCAGATCAAGCTGGCAGTTAGTAGTATGGAGGAGTATCAGCAATTTTTGAAGCAGATCTCTGATCTGGGATATGTATCGGATACCAACAGTACTTTCATCCTGCGCGAAGTGGTCAATCATACCAGGATACCATTATAA
- a CDS encoding NAD(P)H-dependent oxidoreductase: MKTLAIIAHPNISESVINKHLVHTLSSHPDTVTIHHLYDQYPDWNIDVKAEQQLVEQHDRILFQFPFYWFSCPPLLRKWMDDVLTYGWAYGRTGDKVKNKQLLLAVSAGIEQDDYKQGGKYLYTMKELLRPFELTALYTDMIYKTPFVVYDTDNQTGQDLARISQEYTAFLEIPCAAGTAC; this comes from the coding sequence ATGAAAACATTAGCCATTATAGCGCATCCGAATATCAGTGAATCTGTTATAAATAAACATCTTGTACACACCTTAAGTAGCCACCCGGATACCGTCACTATACATCACCTATATGACCAGTATCCGGATTGGAATATAGACGTCAAAGCAGAACAGCAGCTGGTAGAACAACACGACCGCATCCTGTTCCAGTTCCCTTTCTATTGGTTCAGCTGCCCGCCGCTGCTGCGTAAATGGATGGACGACGTACTCACCTATGGATGGGCATACGGAAGGACCGGCGACAAAGTCAAGAACAAACAACTGCTGCTGGCAGTGTCCGCAGGTATTGAACAGGATGATTATAAACAGGGTGGGAAATACCTGTACACGATGAAAGAACTGCTGCGGCCATTCGAACTGACAGCACTTTATACGGATATGATCTATAAAACCCCGTTTGTAGTATATGATACCGACAACCAGACCGGACAAGACCTGGCACGCATCAGCCAGGAATATACCGCATTTCTGGAAATTCCTTGTGCCGCTGGCACAGCATGCTAA
- a CDS encoding DUF6597 domain-containing transcriptional factor has protein sequence MQNQAVEIIDRQHFQDSYHFLAPSADLADYVICYWLLDMREPGFRQTSYNEVLLANMYSSLVINLGNPFELYNTNGQLLHSCNKSLLIGYHAATVSYRHLYSNYLVGVKFKPGALNYLFGVKGADMIKQAIPAGHVIDHITSTESRLYDAGNLPAMKVVLEQLIRHYLRKAYPDKPFDFVRRSFQEPVLVQAKYQLRKLASLLYLTPRTLERYFAQSLDIAPKKCMKILRFRHALDAYLKEGYKADWELLGYHDFSHFCKEWHELADGAPGMPVRPSGLAG, from the coding sequence ATGCAAAATCAGGCCGTAGAAATAATTGACCGGCAGCACTTTCAGGATAGCTATCACTTCCTGGCGCCCTCCGCAGATCTGGCGGATTATGTCATATGCTACTGGCTACTGGACATGCGAGAACCAGGATTCAGACAAACTTCCTACAATGAAGTGCTGCTGGCCAATATGTACTCCTCGCTGGTCATCAACCTCGGTAATCCTTTTGAATTATATAATACCAACGGACAACTGCTGCACTCCTGTAATAAAAGTCTACTCATAGGCTATCACGCAGCTACAGTATCCTATCGTCACCTCTACAGTAACTACCTGGTCGGCGTGAAGTTTAAGCCCGGTGCACTGAACTATCTGTTCGGCGTTAAAGGAGCCGATATGATAAAACAAGCGATACCAGCAGGGCACGTGATCGATCATATTACCTCCACAGAATCCCGCTTGTACGACGCCGGCAACCTGCCTGCTATGAAAGTCGTACTCGAACAGTTGATACGTCATTATCTCAGAAAAGCATATCCTGACAAACCTTTCGATTTTGTACGGCGCTCCTTCCAGGAGCCTGTATTGGTACAAGCTAAATATCAACTCAGGAAACTGGCTTCGCTATTGTACCTGACCCCTCGTACACTAGAGCGATATTTTGCGCAATCCCTGGATATTGCTCCCAAAAAATGTATGAAAATATTACGCTTCCGGCATGCGCTGGATGCCTACCTCAAAGAAGGCTATAAAGCCGATTGGGAATTACTGGGCTATCATGACTTCTCTCATTTCTGTAAAGAATGGCATGAGCTGGCTGATGGCGCTCCGGGAATGCCTGTTCGCCCTTCTGGGCTAGCCGGATAA
- a CDS encoding aminopeptidase P family protein, producing MYAAQRQRLQQQLPARSAVILTTNDQLPSNEDGTLRFVPSTSLFYLTGITQDDTMLILCPDHPEPALREVLFTRPADELFLKWHGRRLTTAQASEISGIATVYDIPAFESVLRKVAAVSDQLYLYSNEHSRATPFIATKEDRLLEKVKSMYPLHQYQRLYPLLARQRSAKTPAELEQLQKACDITGAGFRRVLQFVRPGVIEKQVEAEMIHEYMQYGATWADYTPIVAAGADTCILHYVDNNKCCQDGDMLLIDAAAGWQYYNADMTRTIPVNGRYSPRQKEIYNEVLQVHTRIREYVRPGLTLPEIFAFSNALLLESLIRLGLCSTTDIKDRGEKYYLNKHCYHNCSHFIGLDVHDVGYFHEPLPTGAVISNEPGIYCEAEGIGVRIENVLAVTDTGCQDLMANIPVTVEEIEDIMNSGK from the coding sequence ATGTATGCCGCACAACGTCAGCGCCTGCAGCAACAATTGCCTGCACGATCCGCTGTAATCCTCACTACCAACGATCAACTACCCAGCAATGAAGATGGTACCTTACGTTTTGTACCATCTACCAGTTTGTTTTATCTCACAGGTATCACACAGGATGATACGATGCTGATACTATGCCCCGATCATCCGGAACCGGCACTTCGGGAAGTACTATTCACCCGCCCTGCCGACGAGCTATTTCTCAAGTGGCACGGCCGTCGGCTTACCACCGCACAAGCCAGCGAGATCTCTGGTATTGCTACCGTGTATGATATCCCTGCCTTCGAAAGCGTATTGCGAAAGGTCGCCGCTGTAAGTGACCAGCTCTACCTGTACTCTAATGAACATAGCCGGGCGACACCGTTTATCGCTACTAAGGAAGATCGTTTGCTGGAAAAGGTAAAAAGCATGTATCCCTTACACCAGTATCAGCGGCTATACCCGCTTCTGGCCCGGCAACGGTCCGCAAAAACGCCGGCAGAGCTAGAACAATTACAGAAGGCTTGTGATATCACCGGCGCCGGCTTCCGCAGAGTGTTGCAATTCGTACGCCCGGGCGTAATAGAAAAACAGGTAGAAGCAGAGATGATACATGAATACATGCAATATGGCGCTACCTGGGCCGACTATACGCCGATAGTCGCTGCCGGAGCAGATACCTGTATCCTGCATTATGTAGATAACAATAAATGCTGCCAGGACGGAGATATGCTGCTCATCGATGCGGCTGCCGGATGGCAATATTATAATGCCGACATGACCCGTACCATCCCTGTTAATGGACGCTATTCCCCTCGTCAGAAAGAGATATATAACGAAGTATTACAGGTACACACCCGGATCCGGGAGTATGTACGCCCCGGACTCACCTTACCGGAAATATTCGCTTTCTCCAATGCGTTACTGCTGGAATCATTGATAAGACTCGGATTATGTAGTACAACAGACATAAAGGACAGGGGGGAGAAATATTATCTCAACAAACATTGTTATCATAATTGCTCACATTTCATAGGCCTCGATGTGCATGATGTCGGTTACTTTCATGAACCGTTACCCACAGGTGCCGTTATCAGCAATGAACCGGGTATCTATTGCGAAGCAGAGGGTATCGGAGTACGTATCGAAAACGTACTGGCTGTAACAGATACTGGCTGCCAGGACCTTATGGCTAATATACCGGTTACCGTAGAAGAAATAGAAGATATTATGAACAGTGGCAAATAA